A stretch of the Triplophysa dalaica isolate WHDGS20190420 chromosome 19, ASM1584641v1, whole genome shotgun sequence genome encodes the following:
- the bscl2 gene encoding seipin, which yields MTEERQQSPSPAVEGLRGRLGADIKRSPFRRDGEGLPSVGAVMGPLLLWLQDVAAVTLLKARRTLLRAAILFCVLVLLLWISMFLYGSFYYSYMPTVSFATPVHFYYRTDCDPADSVLCSFPTANISLLKNGKDQVMMSGQAYMISLVLEMPESPANEQLGMFMVKMTCYSKDGTVMTSVARSTMLHFRSNLLQTMSTLLFSPLLLTGLSEQKQLIEMELFPEFRSDIYQPAVGAVIEIQSRRVQIYSAQLRIHAYFTGIRYLLYNFPVTSAVIGVASNFTFLCVIVLFGYLQFIWGGLYPPDQVRVRVMMGDSTRLQQRKEEALKRMHSSSSTPNMTYGKDSSEPSDTPQQTKQAGSIRKKGVLDTPGVIVTDNLNHLQEDEAGKGDSTDDTPIFLEAPHISETVLSEEDPDQEQRLARMDIETHEEEAAQSQASDTSIRQRHGPWLRL from the exons ATGACTGAAGAGAGGCAGCAGAGCCCTTCGCCTGCCGTGGAAGGGCTGAGGGGCAGATTGGGTGCAGACATCAAAAGATCCCCGTTTAGACGTGACGGTGAAGGCTTGCCGTCCGTGGGGGCTGTAATGGGACCGTTGCTACTTTGGCTCCAGGACGTGGCAGCGGTGACCCTCCTGAAGGCTCGCAGGACTCTGCTAAGGGCTGCCATCCTGTTCTGTGTGCTGGTGCTGCTCCTCTGGATCTCCATGTTCCTGTATGGAAGCTTCTACTATTCGTACATGCCTACTGTCAGCTTTGCCACACCGGTACACTTCTACTACAG AACAGACTGTGATCCGGCTGATTCAGTCCTCTGTTCTTTTCCCACGGCTAACATATCACTGTTGAAGAATGGCAAAGACCAG gtgatgATGTCTGGTCAAGCCTACATGATCTCTCTAGTGCTGGAAATGCCTGAATCTCCTGCTAATGAACAGCTTGGAATGTTCATGGTCAAAATGACCTGCTATAGCAAAGATGGGACCGTCATGACCTCTGTGGCCCGCTCA ACGATGCTGCACTTCCGTTCTAACCTGCTGCAGACCATGAGTACGCTGCTGTTCTCCCCCCTCCTGCTCACGGGTCTGTCCGAGCAGAAACAGCTCATTGAGATGGAGCTCTTTCCAGAGTTCAGATCAGACATT TACCAGCCTGCCGTTGGTGCTGTGATCGAAATTCAGTCCCGCAGGGTCCAGATTTACTCTGCCCAGCTCCGAATCCATGCATACTTCACTGGAATTAG ATATCTCCTGTATAATTTCCCTGTGACATCAGCAGTCATCGGAGTGGCCAGCAACTTCACCTTCCTCTGTGTAATCGTTCTCTTCGGTTACCTGCAGTTCATCTGGGGAGGGCTTTACCCCCCAGATCAGGTCAGAGTGAGG GTAATGATGGGAGACTCCACACGTCTTCAGCAAAGGAAAGAAGAGGCACTTAAACGCATGCACTCGTCCTCCAGCACGCCCA ATATGACGTATGGAAAAGACAGCAGTGAACCATCTGACACACCACAGCAAACCAAACAAGCAGGTAGCATTcgaaaaaaag gtgtgCTGGACACTCCTGGTGTAATTGTTACAGATAACTTAAACCACCTGCAAGAGGATGAAGCTG GTAAAGGTGACTCCACAGACGATACTCCCATTTTTCTTGAGGCTCCTCATATTTCAGAGACTGTTTTAAGTGAGGAAGACCCAGATCAAGAGCAGAGGCTAGCAAGAATGGATATTGAGACTCATGAAGAAGAGGCAGCCCAGTCACAAGCCTCAGACACTAGCATTAGGCAGAGGCATGGGCCCTGGCTGAGGCTCTGA
- the gng3 gene encoding guanine nucleotide-binding protein G(I)/G(S)/G(O) subunit gamma-3, whose product MKGDSPVNSTMSVGQARKLVEQLKIEASFCRIKVSKAAADLMAYCDAHACEDPLITPVPTSENPFREKKLFCALL is encoded by the exons ATGAAAGGAGACTCCCCTGTGAACAGCACCATGAGTGTCGGGCAGGCCAGGAAGCTGGTGGAACAGCTGAAGATTGAAGCTAGTTTTTGTCGGATCAAG GTTTCTAAGGCAGCAGCAGACTTGATGGCCTACTGTGATGCCCACGCATGTGAAGACCCTCTCATCACCCCTGTGCCCACCTCAGAAAACCCCTTCAGGGAGAAAAAGTTATTCTGCGCTCTTCTCTGA